Genomic segment of Desulfatirhabdium butyrativorans DSM 18734:
GGGCGCAGATGAACCTGTTGGCGGATTTCAAGCGCTGCAGCCAGCGGTTCCGTAAAGACGGCGGCCTCATCGCTGAGCGTATCGGGAACCCGGTGCAGATTTTCAACAGGAAGCTGGATGTATTCGGCAAAGGCCCCGTCCCGCTGCCATATGCCCAGGGCGGTTCGCTTCAGGCAGTGCTTGTGCATTCCCTGGCGGCACAGGCAGCAGCGGCCGCATCCAACGTTGATTTCCCCGACCACCCGTTTGCCAATCCAATCCATGGCTTCGGAATCGGCTGATGCCGATTCCGGAAGCGCCGCCACTTCTCCGACAAATTCGTGGCCGATGATGCCGGTAAAGGGATAGTAGCCTTTGGCCAGTTCCATATCGGTCCCACAGATGCCTGCAAGCCGCACCCGGATCAAGGCCTCATTTTCATTGCAGGGCATGGGGACATCTTCCCGTACGGAGAGGATATTGTTCTCCAGCCAGATCGCTTTCATCGACGATGCTGCTCCTTCCTGCCGATTGCGTGCGGGTTGAGGCAATTGGGGGGGATGCGCCCACCGAGGCCTTCCAGCAGATTGGCAACAGCCATTTTGGCCATCCGTGTTCGGGTTTCGGTCGTGGCACTGCCGATATGCGGCAGCAAAACGACACGATCCAGATCGGCAAGCCCCGGTGCCATCATCGGCTCGTTTTCGTAAACATCGAGACCTGCAGCGGCAATCGTTCCTTTTTTCAAGGCTTCGACCAATGCCGTTTCATCCACGACAGGCCCCCGCGATGTATTGATCAGGATGGCCGATGGCTTCATCCGGGCGAACTCGGCGGAACCGATCCGGTGAACGGTTTCCGGAGTGAGCGGCACATGCAGGCTGATGAAATCGGATTGGGCGAGCAGGGATTCGAGCTCGACACGGGTGATGCCGTACTCTCTGCCAATGGACGGGTCGATGGGACTTCGTGTGGTGCAGAGCAGACGCATGTCAAATGCCTTGGCCCGCTTGGCCATGGCCTGACCGATTCTGCCGAAGCCAACGATGCCAAGGGTTTTTCCGCTCACCTCCGTCCCCAGAAAATCGAGCGGCGCCCAATACCGGAATTGACCGGATCGCATGCGGTGATCGCCCTCCACGATTCTTCTGGCCGTTGCCAATAACAGCGCAAAGGCCAGCTCCGCCGTTGCATCCGTGAGGACATCGGGGGTGTTGGTGACCAGAATTCCGCGTTCGGTGGCTGCATCCACATCGATATGGTTGTAGCCCACCCCGTAGTTGGCGATGATTTTCAGACGTATGGCCGCATCCAGCAGCGATGCATCGATCCGGTCGGCAATGGTGGGAATCATGCCGTCGATCTCACGGACATGCTCCAGCAAAGCCTCTCGGGACATGGGCTGGGATTGTGAACCGACTTCAATGGAATAGCGTTCTCGCAAAGGCGCCAGGGCGCTATCCGGAAGGGCCTGCGTGATGAGAATCTTCATGGGCAATACTCCTGTAATCCCGCTTGCAGCAAAGTTTGGCAGGCGTTCATCCTGAGATGGACGATATTGCCAACGATGTCTGGCTGCATGGACGAGTCGCTGATGAATTTGAGAAGCACACAGGGCGTCTGGAAACATGCGGCCGTCTGATATATGGCCGCTCCCTCCATGTCGGTCAACTGGATACCGGAATAATCGGAAAGCAGGATGGCGGAACGATCCTGCTGCGTAACGGTTGGCCGATCCCGTGTGGCAAGGCTTGCCGGATGAAAGGCTTTCAGATCGAGCCCGGAAACAACTCCTGTGGTTTCGATCGGCTGATCTGGCGGCCGCATCGTTGTCAGATCGATCCGATCCGGCTCCCAGAGCCTGTTGACGATGCATGGCGTGCCGAGCGCTGCTTCGGGTTGCAGGGCGCCTGCGGCGCCGAAATTGACGATCATCCGGCAGGAAAAGGCGGTGAGCAGATAACTGGTTGCGGCTGCAGCAAGCGTTTTCCCGATTCCACTGACGATCGTCAGGAGCCCATTGGCGGCAAAACAGGCAAACGGTTTCCGGCAGATTGGATGCAACCGCAGGGTTTCGATGATGGGATCGGCTTCCAGACGGGTGGCGACGATCAGGCCGATCCGTTCGGAATGGCAAGCCATTTTTCCCTCAGCACGGCAATGGCCTTCCGGCCGGTTTCACCGAGAGACATCGAAAACGCATTGACATATAACCCGATATGCCGATCGATGATCTCATCTTCCATTTCCTGCGCGTGGGCGCGAATGTAGGGGCGACTTTCCTGGGGATGGGCCTTGGCATAGCCGATGGAGCCGGAAATCAGCGCTTCGATGGTGTTGTGGTGTGCTTCCATATCCCTGCGCATGGCGATGCAGCCCAGCGG
This window contains:
- a CDS encoding 2-hydroxyacid dehydrogenase gives rise to the protein MKILITQALPDSALAPLRERYSIEVGSQSQPMSREALLEHVREIDGMIPTIADRIDASLLDAAIRLKIIANYGVGYNHIDVDAATERGILVTNTPDVLTDATAELAFALLLATARRIVEGDHRMRSGQFRYWAPLDFLGTEVSGKTLGIVGFGRIGQAMAKRAKAFDMRLLCTTRSPIDPSIGREYGITRVELESLLAQSDFISLHVPLTPETVHRIGSAEFARMKPSAILINTSRGPVVDETALVEALKKGTIAAAGLDVYENEPMMAPGLADLDRVVLLPHIGSATTETRTRMAKMAVANLLEGLGGRIPPNCLNPHAIGRKEQHRR